From Bactrocera oleae isolate idBacOlea1 chromosome 4, idBacOlea1, whole genome shotgun sequence:
gctatatactaaagTGATTCgctctgaacaatatattcgtagATTGTTTTTGGTTGTCTTGGACcttaatccatgccaaatttcgtgaatatttcttgtcaaataaaaaagtatgtacCGGGACCAGATTTTGACCGATCACCTTGTATGACtgctatatcttatagtggtgcgatatcggcggttccgagtAATAAGCAGTTTCTTCGAAAAACAAGAACGAGTATAACTTTGTTTACACTTTAAGGGTCCCTATTATTTAGATGTAATGAGATCAGTGACcccttttttacattttgtggcATCAATGGCTCTTTCCTGTACTTATTTTCAAGTCAACAACCATTTTTTGCACTTAGCCAAGACAAaaactttgtttacatttggagTCAATGACCCCTTAATTTAAATCTTACGGGCCAATGgttcttttgtttacatttagccaagtccacaacctgaTTTTACATTGAGCcaattcaaaaaatgtttttcacatTTGGGTGAATGACCTATATGtggggtcaatgacccctttgtaaactgttcagatcggactactatagcgtatatttgtcacacaaactgaccgatcagaaATAGGAGCctaatagaaaactttttttatttcacaagatatcttcacacaATTTGGCATAAACCAAGGCAATTTAACAATTTtctaacaaattgtttagatcggttTACTGTAGAATACAGCCGTCGTTCAAGCTGACCAATCATGTTAGATTAGTCCGTTTAGTTTTATGATAGTAGCATGCCGAATTTAAGTACTTCTCCGAAGTTTTGTCAactgagatatacatatgtgatataaactcaaccgaaaggCGTCAAATTTTATATCCCTGAAACATTTATTTActgatttatcgcatttttagtagtttttaatgtCGTGATGGGTTgggaaatatgtatattaagccTATTTGGAGGAATGGtcacaaaaactttttaaaaagttttatccCAGATTGATACGATTCGTCGCACCAAATTATagttctatatcttaatttgcggcttagttatggttttcgattattggcgttttgtgggcatggcagtgggcCGATTACAAAATTCTTATTGTAAAATCTGCctacaattttatttgattgtaAAAACATTAATCTTTTtgaaattcatttgaaaccgaccGAATGAAATTGCTTGTTACAATATTTTGAATTGTTGTAAGCGACTTTTATTTCTGCAGAATATTAATTTCTTTGGCACACTCTGTTTTGCGCAGTGTTGTATCTATCAAATTTTTACCGAACTTGTacccaataaataaatattggtaAAATAGATAGCTATTGATAAATGTTTACTATAATTGGTAGTTACTTTTAGTATTCAATTTATAGTGTTTCACTTTTAACTAACTTTTGAAGGATAAAGAATTTTACACCACATGTGTAATTGCATACGAACTGCTATATCGACGCATACCTTTCTACACAGTTGGCATCCAACAGCAACCCGTGTACGTTCATTTCGTTTGAACATTGATTCATCACCCAACAAAGCGGCGAAAAGAAGACAAAAACGCTGAGcagtttgtaaatttttcacGATCCTTTCTGTATTTACCTTGCTTCTCAACTAAAAGAAATTACAAaggttgtgttttttgtttctgCGATAAATAAGATACGCACAACAGAAAAACAATACAAAGTGTTgtgatttttaagaaatacaaagGTAAGTTCAAGTGTTCTCACGCTCAATTAGAACTGTGCAACAAGTCGCTAagtaaaagaaagaaagaaattttattgtgGTGATTCATTCGGTACTGCGTGACGACTTAGCTATTAGCACAGTTCTTTTGTGAGAGCTAGTGATTATTTTCGAgttgttttattatttggtATTCGCTTTATTCCAGCAATTGACGCACAAAGTTCGTaagaacaacaaaattaaaaaaatatggagaACCCAAATGAATTTCCTGCACCATCTGGATCAACTGAGTAAGAATGATGATTTATTTAATGTAGTGTGTGATAATTCataaaatgtataatcattATATGTCAGTGTGTTATCAGTCCGCTAGACTTTAGTGCTATTATTGCAATTAGCACATATTCGCCATCTTGGCCAGTGCAATAGAATTGGTATCGTACATATGTTTGCACCTACAAAAATACGCacaaatatactcgtattttcCTACTGTTTAGTTATCTTTAATACGTGGGTTGGTTTATTGCTGAagacaatttacatacaaacataaaactACGTGGATACAAATAACGTTTTATTAAAACTCCATTAGTGACTTCAGAGTGCAAAAATAGAATTAgttaatatatgtgtgtacatagcATACATTAATAATTTGTGTGGCTTTACTTCTAACCGTTGCCGGTATGACCTCAATGGCCTTAAAAAGTTAGCTGACATTTGTATTACACTTGGTATGACTACTTCGGTAATTCCATAAGGGCAAGTGGAGAAATAATTCACAGCTGGTGCTGCATGCAATCATTAGTTGCTTTAACGAGAATTGTATCGTGTATTTGTCAGCCTATTACTTGCGTACATATAATGAATACTTAATAGTTCTCGTGAAGAACATAGTCTAGCCAAATGTTTGTGTTGTCTGTGTATTGTACAAAATGTTTATACAGGGTGTTTTAGGTGGGTTAGCCGTTGTCTGACACGCTTCTCGCCGACAATTTCTGCATACGAAATGAAATGAACACCCTGTTATATTTAGTAATCTAACCCGTATAAAATTGTATAGTTTTCCTGTTTTACCCCCGCCTCCGAACTCTGCCAGTCCCAGCAACAATAATCAAGCGCAGAAGCGACTGCAACAAACCCAAGCCAAGGTCGATGAAGTGGTCGGTATTATGCGTGTGAATGTGGAAAAAGTTCTGGAGCGCGATCAGAAACTATCGGAATTGGGCGAACGTGCTGATGCGCTGGAAGCCGGTGCCTCACAATTCGAACAGCAAGCTGGCAAATTGAAACGCAAACAATGGTGGGCTAACATGAAAATGATGATCATTATGGGTGTTATCGGTGTGGTTCTCTTAATTATCATAATCGGTGAGTACAGATTGTTACATTTATATGTGTTGTAGTTGTACAGTAATATCAATTTCTTTGGCTGTGACAATTATACGTTATTATAAATGGTTTTTGACATTTGGACTGCGGTGCAATTTAATAAAAGGTTTCAGGGTATATTAAtcgatatttttgttattaaaatttttaatgactcTCTTTAATTAATTACGTTAAGGTGGTATTTTATTAAGGATTTCACATTACATGTATATAACCACATTTCTATAATTTATTTGAGTAATGTTTgagtacaaatattttatttcaatttttatttattagtatatTAATCGACATACTTgtttattaaagttttaaaaatatttaattttttataagaggATTCATGTTACATACatagcaattttatttttctaacattttacttttgtttgttgggtaaaaatgttatgtaaagtttctatttattattttcttttattttttatttatatagtatttgcttttatttatttgttatgtgttattttatttattttttattttttttttaaattttttttttgcttgtgcagtaaaaaattgtattttattttttcaatttatacgaATATACGTTGTCTACTGTTCCATATAGCTGCATACACCTACTTAGTAATTATCAATactaatttgattattttattttatgcgcaacaatattttattgacttaatttttcatttcattctgTCAAGTTTAAACTTAACTGAACTTATCAGCTAACCAGGTAATCACTCTTATCAGTTCTGAATTCTGCTTTGTTTTCACATTTTCATTTGGTGTTTCGTTAACTTTATGGGGGTTTTTTTTTCAtgagaaacaaaattttttgcgcTAAACTCAAAACTGTACCAAGCtgttttcgcaacatttttacttttttattttcagttatgCTCTTTTATTAACCGGTACCAATTATCAGTTGAAGATcaacatttaaatacatatatattgaacaTGTTCTCTATAAGTGTTTGTttgtatctatatatgtatgtgtttagtgCTTTcagtttctttaatttaaaaataaaaaggggtaaataaatttttaagtaggaaaagtaataaaagtttgcaccgccgcattacgtCTGAAAGCCATTTTGTTCAAAATGTAAGTAAATCATTGCTAAATTCGTGTTGATTGAAAGATAACTGTTCTTCCTCTTTTGCTGCAATTTACACTCATAAAATTTTCTCCTCTCTCTCGTTTACAGTATCCTTCCTGCCATCCGGTGGTAGCAGCAATGAATCACATAACCAAATTCAAAACACGCCAGGAAATTAAAAAGCTCAGACCGCAGTGGCCTTACGATGATTCCTTGTTGTTTTGATTGAAAGCATTAGTCGTGATTTACAAAACGCACAAAATGCCAACGCACAATCAATAAGCATTGGATCGTTTCTTTAATACAGCTCTAACTGAATGTCTTTAAacagtatacaaaaaaaaaaacatatatatatatacataaatcattatacatatatacaagtacttgtaatATACAAAATGTATGCCTTACATATACAACGGATATCTGAATGAAATTGTAATttgaaatgtaaaacaaaacaaagtattggtttaattttgtgtttgtttaattgttttgtaatataaaaacgtttGTCGTACTCTTAATTGTTAAAAAGCCGAAAATCCATTTGacatttttacatattcaatatattaaaaCGATTTGTAAAACTATATTgctgttatatgtatatacagagcatacatacatatatatctatatacatgtatatttacataaacaaaATTCTTTAATGCTGATTTTAGCGTTTTCGAAGTATttacacaatatacatattctaACGGTGTATgagagaaacaaaaaataactatttacaaaatgtaaactatacacatacaaaataaattaagcaaCATTTTGGAAAACATTAAACGCGTTTATTACTCCACTAAGTAATAGTAATAGCATGGCaaaatacaatatgtaaaaaatatatatacatatacacatttatatacatatacatgaggaacatatttatttatagaacaGCTGTTGTTTGacttttgtgtaaattttaacgaaattttctTGTATACAAttacaagaagaaaaaaaagaagagaaCGTAAAGATAATCATTAACTTGAAGCTGGGTCGATGAACTTTATACACTATTTCTTTCCCTTTTTGTTCTTGGCTATTGGTATTATACTTTCATTGCTGCATCCAGTTCCACAAAGAGTAATATGCTCATCGAGAAGAGCGTCATGTAATTTATATAGAACAACGATCCATACATATGCGGACCATATGTGTCCATCCAAATAAACTCGGCACTGCTTATAGCTTTCGCACACATCAAGATGTactgcaaataatttttatacaaatttttataaaatactaaaGTAAATCGCATAATGCGtaacaataatttatttgttaatttgttgTACTGTGTAGTTGGTTATTGtatgaaaatcttttttattcaacagatatcttcacgaaatttggcatggattattgtccacgACAACAATACAATATTTGAAGAAACATTTCAGACTGGACcactatatatagcatataacataagtgccacacaaactgaatgatcaaaatcaagtttttgtatggaaacttctttatttgtgaagggtattctagctttggtgcaaccaatgttaccgttttttcttgttatttttttgtttataaacgcaacctaaaaataaattttttgccaaaaaaaaattatccaacGTAGACCAGCtcttcattttcaatttaaaccgtgcctaaatcatgttttttttaactttaactttaaaaagTGATGTTCTAAAAGATCTCCTTAGCGTTTTCCATAGAATCATGCGATTAGAAGTTAAGCCCAATccaagttatatataatattaattgagcattcatacaagcgccttatattataaattctgtgttgctcatacgacatggtgtactgtatgaatgctcagtacatttgatgcatcATTTTAAATGTGTATAACTTTAAAGTAGTAGTTTTGTGGTAAAAACCACATTTCTGTACAgcgttaaattttatatttgaattcccCTTCTCAAAGTTGTAGCTGTTAGTTTGCTAACCCAAATTAAATACATGAGGTACAATAGTTTAACTCGTttaggcacggtttaaattaaaaataaagagcttgtttcaATTGGATATTTTTTAGCGCAAAaactgtatgtttgtatgctagTTACACGTTTTATCTGAAATACTTACAAGTGACATGAAAAATGTCATTGTTAATGTCATAACCACATCGAAGTAAGGACTTTGCAGTGATATTCCAATTGTAATACCCATTGAGGCGACTAAAAAACAACGACATGTCCAAGCGAATATAAATGCCggcttatatacataaaaatccTGTAGGGAATAAAGCAAAATTACTGTCTTCCTTGTCATGCGCGTAAAATGAGTACTTACTTTTTTTGAATGCGCGATTAAGATGCCTGCTACTATGACAACTGTTGATATGAAACCCGAACTCATCAATTGAGTCAAATTGTATGAGGACAATGGCATTGCTACTGGGACGCTGGACAACTCAAGCTTCGGAAATATTAAAGTTAGTGGGTATATGTTGaccacatttgtatgtatatatgtatatatatatatatatatatatatagccacCGTGCTGCTCAACTGCACTTATACTTTTAAGCAAAGACACTATCAGTAATCTGAATACTGTTCGCCGCTTTTTTTTATACCTACATGTGTGTCACGTTGAAGGACATCTGAGGATCATTTTTATTCACGATGTGCATACGTCACATTTACAACTCCTCCAACCGAAGATATTTAAGTACCATTTGTGAgctaaaattaacttatttctGCTAGTCACCACGATCAGCattatattcaattaaattcaaaaataatttgtgcCACTGAGTACTTCGCCCATTCCCACTGTCGTCGAAAATGACTTCGCATTTAGTTGCTCGTGAAATAGTCTAGCACACTTTTAGGCGGTATAACTTcgacataaacatatgtatgcgtaATATTCATAGCCTACTATTCAATATGTATAATCGAAAGTCACACAATAGACACACAAATTACTGTACCAATACAAATATgcttacacatgtatatattatatatatatatatatatatatatatatatccttcGGTTGGAGGAGTTGTAAATGTGACGTATGCACATCGTGAATAAAAATGATCCTCAGATGTCCTTCAACGTGACACACATGTAGGTATAAAAAAAAGCGGCGAACAGTATTCAGATTACTGATAGTGTCTTTGCTTAAAAGTATAAGTGCAGTTGAGCAGCACGGTGGCTTAGCTATATCCGGTATAGTATACTTTCAGGCAGTTATTGAACGTACCATTATTActgtataacaataaaataccgCCATATGTCGCCCCTTCGTTATGTCATCATAAAAGAATACCAAGGCGATCAGCATTGTGAAACTCAAGACAAACGGCAGCAATGAAATGCAGTAGTGCGCTCTCACATAATCGGCAATTGCGTCGCtgtaacaaaagcaaaaacgaaaaaaaatgataacaaaTCAAAGCGTAATAATTTTAAGGGTTCAATGCACTTCGAAagcacaataaaaaatatacatacattttatatatcaatatcCACTGAGTAATGCTCACAACCAAGTAGCCAAGCGCGTGCAAATGCACCTCAACTATGAAGTCAGTGTGTATTTTACGCATGGCGAGTACACCCTCCGGCGTGTCGTCCTGCCACAGTGGAATTTTACCAAAAAACtgaatttcttcttcttcttcaactTTCACCACTGGTAATTTGTATTTCCTTAGCGCTTCAGCCGGAATATCATCCGGTTGCTGTCTATTATAAGCGGCGGCTTCGATCGCTACTGCAGCCGCCGCCGCGATGGTTGGCTGTGCGCCGATTACTTTTACCAACGGCATTGCACTTCAGAGTTCctaaatctttattatttatatacaaagagAATTGTAACAGCAAACGCTTTTACACTTTGTTGACGTTCGATGTCAATGCTGTTCccgatgtaataaaaatttactattgtttttgtttttgattttgtttttttatgtaatttatttatggttTCTGTTTATTGGTGTGGCCAcaccacacatatataaatatatgtatatatggtatatataaaatgCTCCACCCTGTACATATTTGATAATGTTACACAGATATTGGCGCAGCGTCTTTTAGATTtgatttttcttataaaatgggtctttaatatatttaaataactttctAGAACTTACAAGGTTTATATAGATTTGTAGAAGTCTGAGtcgccgaaaacaaaacagATCAAAACTAGTTAATGATTTTTGAAGTAGATTGTTTTGAGACCTGCTCTAGATCTGGAACAATATGGGGTTTTCCAAAACCTTTATAGAAATTTGGAAACTTAAATATTGCTATGTTAGTTCATCATAGTTTGAAACccatacatattaaaaattatcacCCCAATGTCAGTGTTTCTAAAAGATCAGTATACGTGTATATTCTGTGGCAGTTGGAAGCTTCTGAGATCACACAAAAAAGCCTACACAACtccaaaaatatagaaaatgtgTTGTTCGAATAAAGTTATTAATCATCAGAGATATTGTGGAAAGCGCCCAAGCAGTAATGAAAACTACAATCTAAAACTTTTCAGATCCTTCATTTTGAGTGCTGATAACAGGTCCAAGCAAGTGGGGGAGATGATTATGTTCATCAGTGAATAGTTAGGAAACCTTGTCCGTTTTTTAAGTGCTAATAAATATTGTGAATTCTcccactttattttatttaatcagtgcttctttttcgtttttgattattgaagtattccaaaaaaaaatatatgtttacgtTTTGTGTGGAAGAAGAAAATttcattgttttgaaaattacaagtttatttagtgtaaataaaaaacggaaaaaataaattcaaacaaaattacGAAACGTTAAAAATCTCAACATTTAGTAATACTTTACTAAATTCATTAACCAAATTACGGTGTGTATTTGGTGTGCCAAATGGCAGAATGGCGGATGATGATAGCAGAACACCGCGTTTATATCAGTACCGACAAGATCGCTCACGATTCGCTTGCATTGCCTATAGTTTAACAGTGATCTTCTTTTGCATCTCAATCGTACAATGGATCTTAATGATTACGCTGTGAGTGTTTCTTTGACTATAACGTTCTCATTGAGCTCAACGTCTTTCTCGTTTGTTTGCATTTTAGTGATGGATTACGCAATTTTATCATTGACTCTTCATATATCTCAATAATTGCGCTTCTTATCGGCATGTTGTTGGTGACATCTTTCGTATTCTTCGAAAATCTGCGCTTTGCGAAGCCCGTCAATTGGTTGATAACAATTGTCATTGTAAGTATTTAACGAAGTTCTTCGTAccacaaattaaaatacaaattatttataggTCCTCATGACAACTTGGGGCATTTCACGCGCTATTGTCGAACCAACTCTGGCGCTTTTCGGCATAACCCTGCTGTTCGTGTCTATCTTGGGCATTGCCTTCATAATGATCGGTGTATACATTCGTGTAAGTGCCGCGTTACTTTGAGAGAGtactaatatatacatttacatttatgGGCGATGTAGAAAATAACCTTTGCATAGGCATGAAATTTAACCCACAAACCGACGAGTCAGAATCATGCTCAAATTTTCTTTCGAGCTTGCCTGGTTATATCGTATTGATAGCTATAAAGATTACTACAATCACGAGTACTTTCATACGCGGAAAAATTCATAAGTTCTTGAAAAAATTTGACAGTTCGTTTCGTTTATGACGTAACATGACGCGAAATAGATTGTATCgacttaattttaatcaaaaatatgaCAAGTTGTAGTTCCCCTTTCCTTTTCCTTCTAGCTTGCCCCGGGTGTATTCATATATGAGTACAATTACGTGCAATTACTGTTATCGACGAAAAATGCATTATTTCATGACATATTCAACGAAAGAAGGGATCTTTCTACAATCGCTATGAACATATATTGACAGTTCGTTTTGTTAATGTATGTTCATATCACTCCTGGAATACCCAAACTTAAGCCATTAATCCCCGAGGCAAAAGTTTTCTGTGAGATTTCACCTTTTcctggttaaaaaaaaatactctttgaatattatataatgtatgcACAACTTAcgcatttatgttttctttcagCACGATTTAACACTGGATGTTGTAATATTGTTTGTAGCtgctgtaatattttttattacctcGGTATTCTTCGTAATGCTGCAGCTTTTGGCGGGCCTTAAAATAGCCTTTTTCATATATTCAACGATCATAATAATAACGGTGCTGATGGTCAGTTTTAAAAACTGTTAttggtttgaattttttactataCAACACTACGACTATTATACTCATTTCTTTGCCATCCTTTCAGTTC
This genomic window contains:
- the Syb gene encoding synaptobrevin isoform X2 gives rise to the protein MENPNEFPAPSGSTDPSNNNQAQKRLQQTQAKVDEVVGIMRVNVEKVLERDQKLSELGERADALEAGASQFEQQAGKLKRKQWWANMKMMIIMGVIGVVLLIIIIVSFLPSGGSSNESHNQIQNTPGN
- the LOC106615355 gene encoding uncharacterized protein; the protein is MADDDSRTPRLYQYRQDRSRFACIAYSLTVIFFCISIVQWILMITLDGLRNFIIDSSYISIIALLIGMLLVTSFVFFENLRFAKPVNWLITIVIVLMTTWGISRAIVEPTLALFGITLLFVSILGIAFIMIGVYIRHDLTLDVVILFVAAVIFFITSVFFVMLQLLAGLKIAFFIYSTIIIITVLMFLMYHAQTINGYRYAEMRLNDYLLAALILYHDLTILLIMSFLLIAKIYELAGGSGLSFYGDSCCGNYTGASNRSLSDDLALYNDGSDNVAPIYL
- the Syb gene encoding synaptobrevin isoform X1, producing the protein MENPNEFPAPSGSTDFPVLPPPPNSASPSNNNQAQKRLQQTQAKVDEVVGIMRVNVEKVLERDQKLSELGERADALEAGASQFEQQAGKLKRKQWWANMKMMIIMGVIGVVLLIIIIVSFLPSGGSSNESHNQIQNTPGN
- the LOC106615360 gene encoding uncharacterized protein, with the protein product MPLVKVIGAQPTIAAAAAVAIEAAAYNRQQPDDIPAEALRKYKLPVVKVEEEEEIQFFGKIPLWQDDTPEGVLAMRKIHTDFIVEVHLHALGYLVVSITQWILIYKIDAIADYVRAHYCISLLPFVLSFTMLIALVFFYDDITKGRHMAVFYCYTVIMLELSSVPVAMPLSSYNLTQLMSSGFISTVVIVAGILIAHSKKDFYVYKPAFIFAWTCRCFLVASMGITIGISLQSPYFDVVMTLTMTFFMSLYILMCAKAISSAEFIWMDTYGPHMYGSLFYINYMTLFSMSILLFVELDAAMKV